A genomic window from Candidatus Methylacidiphilum fumarolicum includes:
- a CDS encoding DMT family protein codes for MKTILLLIISNIFMTLAWYLHLKFRHKPLPTAIMMSWGLAFFEYIFQVPANRIGSYSFSVTQLKVLQECITLAVFTLLAWIIFKESPSWNLFIAYLLIIGAVFFAFKG; via the coding sequence ATGAAAACGATTTTGCTCTTAATTATTTCCAACATATTCATGACTTTGGCATGGTATCTGCACTTGAAATTCAGACACAAGCCTTTGCCTACAGCCATTATGATGAGTTGGGGACTAGCCTTCTTTGAATATATTTTTCAGGTACCAGCCAATAGAATTGGATCGTATTCTTTTAGCGTGACTCAACTGAAGGTGCTTCAAGAATGCATTACTCTTGCAGTCTTTACCCTGCTTGCTTGGATCATTTTCAAAGAATCCCCTAGCTGGAATCTCTTTATTGCCTATCTGTTAATCATAGGAGCGGTATTCTTCGCTTTTAAAGGATAA
- a CDS encoding zinc ribbon domain-containing protein, giving the protein MRIACFTGEERDTSSRCPECGHRHKPNGRNWRWSKCGF; this is encoded by the coding sequence ATCCGCATTGCGTGCTTCACCGGGGAGGAACGGGACACCTCCAGCCGGTGTCCGGAATGCGGCCATCGCCATAAGCCCAATGGGCGGAACTGGCGATGGTCTAAATGTGGCTTTTAG
- the tnpA gene encoding IS200/IS605 family transposase, whose translation MTDPLQTGKTQWVHYQLAYHFVWIPKYRRRILFGEMEAACKALLAECCRQHGFRLPVLRTDIDQGHCFVSAPPR comes from the coding sequence ATGACTGATCCATTGCAAACCGGAAAAACGCAATGGGTGCATTATCAGCTCGCCTATCACTTTGTATGGATACCAAAATACCGTCGCAGAATTCTATTCGGTGAAATGGAGGCGGCCTGCAAGGCTCTGCTCGCCGAATGCTGCCGGCAACACGGCTTTCGGCTGCCAGTTTTGAGAACGGACATCGACCAGGGGCATTGCTTCGTATCGGCCCCGCCTCGTTGA
- a CDS encoding DUF4412 domain-containing protein, producing the protein MMKRVGLFLLAVFSFVVSSSFVAFAQRPFSLPKQFSVMQIIKVGGGEIVQKIFVDGDKIRVEGPTGVQQQINIIRKDKKTIYTLFPDERIYFEHPVKEETPLFDITPGDPTAKWTSVGTDTLQGVLCDKYLMESKAGKATFWIGKETGAPVQIMPEKGNVLVEWKDYKVGPQPEELFVVPSNYQQIENYTLDSEEKNQTAPSEKQKPPIPLSPHDAQ; encoded by the coding sequence ATGATGAAAAGGGTGGGTTTATTTTTATTAGCGGTTTTTTCTTTTGTAGTCAGTAGTTCTTTTGTTGCCTTTGCACAAAGACCTTTTAGCTTACCTAAGCAATTTTCCGTAATGCAAATTATTAAAGTCGGAGGAGGCGAAATTGTTCAAAAGATCTTTGTTGATGGAGATAAAATTAGAGTTGAAGGACCGACGGGAGTGCAGCAACAGATCAATATAATACGTAAAGACAAAAAGACGATTTATACTCTTTTTCCAGATGAAAGAATTTATTTTGAACATCCTGTCAAAGAGGAAACACCCCTTTTCGATATAACCCCAGGAGATCCTACTGCTAAATGGACTTCGGTTGGTACCGATACGCTTCAAGGGGTGCTTTGCGATAAATACTTGATGGAATCCAAAGCGGGAAAAGCCACTTTTTGGATTGGGAAGGAGACTGGAGCACCGGTTCAAATAATGCCAGAAAAAGGAAATGTATTGGTTGAGTGGAAGGATTATAAAGTGGGTCCACAGCCTGAGGAGCTTTTTGTTGTCCCATCAAATTATCAGCAAATAGAAAACTATACACTAGATTCAGAAGAAAAGAATCAGACAGCCCCTTCTGAAAAACAAAAGCCTCCTATTCCTCTTTCTCCTCATGATGCCCAATAA
- the fmt gene encoding methionyl-tRNA formyltransferase, which translates to MRVVFIGTGDFGVPSLEAIALDGRYTIPGVITQADRPFGRQKELLPSPIKRAALKLHLWVFQPENINSAGSIQQIQFLKPEVIVVCDYGQILSKEVLKIPSIGILNIHGSLLPKYRGASPIQAAIKNMDKETGVTVIWMDEGIDTGDILTSEKLLIRSNDTAESLHDRLAELGARLIIQSLEAIKAGKAPRIPQDHALASYAKKIKKEEALIDWTKDKQEIDAMVRAFNPWPVAYTTLKIGEEKKILKIYKVIISHRARGSPGEVVRIDKHGVLVAAGRVGGLLLREVQLEGRKKMHAADFARGARLAIGTILGQKDED; encoded by the coding sequence ATGAGAGTAGTGTTTATTGGTACAGGAGATTTTGGTGTTCCAAGTCTGGAAGCTATAGCTTTGGATGGGAGATACACAATTCCTGGGGTTATTACTCAGGCGGATCGACCTTTTGGCAGACAAAAAGAGCTTTTACCTTCTCCTATCAAAAGAGCTGCCCTGAAATTACATTTATGGGTTTTTCAACCTGAAAATATTAATTCTGCCGGTTCCATCCAGCAAATTCAGTTCCTAAAACCCGAAGTCATTGTTGTTTGTGACTATGGACAGATATTGTCTAAGGAGGTACTTAAGATTCCTTCTATTGGGATTTTGAACATCCATGGATCGCTTCTTCCTAAATATAGAGGGGCATCGCCAATCCAAGCTGCTATAAAGAACATGGATAAAGAGACGGGTGTAACTGTCATTTGGATGGATGAGGGGATAGATACGGGTGATATTTTAACAAGTGAAAAGCTATTAATTCGTTCGAATGACACGGCTGAATCATTGCATGATCGTCTTGCCGAATTAGGGGCACGATTGATTATTCAGTCTCTGGAGGCGATAAAGGCTGGGAAAGCGCCGCGGATTCCTCAGGATCATGCACTGGCTTCTTATGCAAAAAAAATAAAGAAAGAGGAGGCGCTGATCGATTGGACAAAAGATAAACAGGAAATTGATGCAATGGTCAGGGCTTTTAATCCATGGCCTGTGGCTTATACTACGTTGAAGATAGGAGAGGAGAAAAAGATCCTAAAAATTTACAAAGTAATTATTTCTCATCGGGCTAGAGGGAGTCCAGGGGAAGTTGTGCGCATAGATAAGCATGGAGTTTTAGTCGCTGCAGGGCGTGTTGGCGGTCTGTTGTTAAGAGAAGTTCAACTCGAAGGAAGGAAGAAAATGCATGCGGCTGACTTTGCTCGTGGGGCAAGACTAGCCATTGGCACGATTTTGGGACAAAAAGATGAGGATTAA
- a CDS encoding L-threonylcarbamoyladenylate synthase, with protein sequence MKNQGSALPIENAIEKAIELLRKGEVVAIPTETVYGLAADALNSEAVARLFELKKRPKIDPVIVHCYGASHVFAFVRNLPEPARLLATTYWPGPLTLVLEKKDSIPDIVSAGLPFAGFRVPKHPLTLKLIEKLGRPLAAPSANRFGKISPTTAQAVFEEFNHLIPLILDGGPCPVGIESTVISFAHDPPLLLRYGAITKEEIEKRIGPLTVPAPNTAWNLAPGRFPKHYAPSVPVEIISSLSEIPYWKRKNAGLIFWGREETSGFKVVKNLSKEKSLIEAAANFFQMLRELDKSSIEKIYALLLPEEGLGKAINERIKKAAGSSSP encoded by the coding sequence ATGAAAAATCAAGGATCTGCTTTACCAATAGAAAATGCAATCGAAAAGGCGATAGAACTGTTGCGGAAAGGAGAAGTTGTTGCTATCCCTACTGAAACGGTCTACGGCCTGGCTGCAGATGCACTCAATTCCGAAGCTGTAGCCCGACTGTTTGAACTTAAAAAAAGGCCTAAAATAGATCCGGTCATTGTCCACTGTTATGGTGCAAGCCATGTTTTTGCCTTTGTTCGGAACCTTCCAGAACCAGCTAGGTTACTCGCTACTACGTATTGGCCAGGTCCCCTTACTTTGGTTTTAGAAAAAAAAGATTCGATTCCTGACATTGTTTCGGCTGGGCTTCCTTTTGCTGGATTTAGGGTACCCAAACATCCTCTAACCCTAAAACTAATCGAAAAACTTGGTAGACCACTGGCAGCGCCTAGTGCAAACAGATTTGGGAAAATTAGTCCTACGACTGCACAAGCAGTCTTCGAAGAATTCAACCATCTGATTCCTTTAATTCTTGACGGGGGGCCATGTCCAGTGGGTATTGAATCGACAGTCATTTCGTTTGCTCATGACCCTCCTTTGTTGCTCCGATACGGTGCCATTACTAAAGAGGAAATAGAAAAGAGAATAGGTCCATTGACCGTCCCTGCTCCCAATACAGCATGGAACTTAGCACCTGGCCGATTCCCTAAACACTATGCTCCCTCAGTCCCAGTGGAAATTATTTCCTCCCTCTCAGAGATTCCCTATTGGAAAAGAAAAAACGCTGGCCTGATTTTCTGGGGAAGAGAGGAAACGTCAGGATTCAAAGTTGTCAAAAATCTTTCCAAAGAAAAATCACTAATCGAAGCAGCCGCAAATTTTTTTCAAATGCTTCGAGAATTGGACAAAAGCAGTATAGAAAAAATCTATGCGTTACTCCTGCCAGAGGAAGGTCTAGGAAAAGCCATTAATGAAAGAATCAAAAAAGCGGCTGGCTCCTCCTCGCCATAG
- the gyrA gene encoding DNA gyrase subunit A, translating into MAQNSENNEQLSIRDNAPVRMVDVSEEMKSCFLDYAMSVIISRALPDVRDGLKPSQRRILFAMHELGLAPNRKHLKCAKIVGETMGNFHPHGDQAIYPTLVHMAQPWAMREVLIDGQGNFGSIEGDPPAAMRYTEARLSPAGALLMADMEKDTVDFVPNYDETKMEPAVFPAAFPNLIVNGGTGIAVGMATNIPPHNLSETIDALVALIDQPGLSAEDLLQYIQGPDFPTGGVILGKEGIVSYFTTGRGSLKVRGEVHFEELRGGKSAIIIDEIPYNVNRAALVEKIGELVNQKIIPEIADIRDESDENTRVVIELKRDAIPKVVINNLYKHTPLQTTFAVNMVAIDRLRPKSLNLKELLFCYLDHRHEVVVRRTRFDLNKALERAEILEGFLIALSQLEDFIRLIRESTNREEARKKLLELKFPVRLLETLGIVIAQDRITEEGVYSLSLRQVEAILDLRLYQLTGLERGKIASEYAELLEKIEQFKAILGSEEKIWAIVKQELLEVKEKYGNPRKTKILQEAGEVSFEDLVANQRVVITLTHNGFIKRTNLDNYRSQRRGGRGVVGMATQEVGKEEEQDFVENLINASTHDYLLFFTTDGRVYIQRVYELPEKERASKGKNIVNFLELKPTEEIASMLRIVANSEVSDSRESSWDKNDYIFFCTKKGRVKKTPVTDFQNIRKGGITAISIDENDKLIDCMFTDGQKEIVLITKEGQSIRFSETLVRSMGRNAAGVIGINLREGDEVVGAAVVDERATLLVVGEKGIGKRTSFEEYRRQKRGGYGIKTMKTTEKTGKVVSARTVFEEDELMLLTLKGNVIRIKVKDLRKTGRNTQGVRLVQLDSDDKVTSIARVVPEKEEGEEPLLP; encoded by the coding sequence ATGGCGCAGAATTCTGAAAACAACGAGCAACTATCAATCAGAGATAACGCTCCTGTTCGGATGGTAGATGTATCCGAGGAGATGAAGAGTTGTTTTTTAGACTATGCGATGTCGGTGATTATTTCAAGAGCCTTACCGGATGTAAGAGATGGATTAAAACCTTCCCAGAGAAGAATTCTTTTTGCTATGCACGAGCTTGGGCTAGCCCCTAATCGCAAGCATTTGAAATGTGCAAAAATTGTTGGAGAAACAATGGGGAATTTTCATCCTCATGGTGATCAAGCTATCTATCCAACACTTGTTCATATGGCTCAACCATGGGCAATGCGGGAAGTGCTCATCGATGGGCAAGGCAATTTTGGTTCCATTGAAGGCGATCCACCGGCAGCCATGCGGTATACTGAAGCCCGACTTTCTCCAGCTGGAGCTTTGCTCATGGCGGATATGGAGAAGGACACGGTTGATTTTGTTCCCAATTACGATGAAACGAAGATGGAGCCAGCGGTTTTCCCGGCTGCCTTCCCTAATTTAATTGTTAATGGAGGAACGGGAATTGCTGTGGGAATGGCTACCAATATTCCTCCCCATAATCTTTCTGAGACTATTGATGCATTGGTTGCGTTGATTGATCAACCAGGTCTTTCTGCTGAAGATCTTCTCCAATACATCCAAGGCCCGGATTTTCCTACTGGTGGAGTTATCTTGGGGAAGGAAGGCATTGTCAGTTATTTTACTACTGGGAGAGGTAGTCTGAAAGTAAGAGGGGAGGTGCATTTTGAGGAGTTAAGAGGGGGCAAGTCGGCAATTATTATCGACGAAATTCCTTATAATGTCAACAGAGCTGCTTTGGTTGAAAAAATTGGAGAACTTGTCAACCAAAAGATTATTCCAGAAATTGCGGATATACGGGATGAATCCGACGAGAATACTCGGGTAGTGATAGAACTCAAAAGGGATGCCATACCAAAGGTTGTCATTAATAATCTCTACAAACACACGCCCCTACAGACCACTTTTGCTGTGAATATGGTCGCAATTGATCGATTGCGTCCTAAATCACTCAATTTAAAAGAACTTCTTTTTTGTTACTTAGATCATAGGCATGAGGTCGTAGTCAGAAGAACCCGATTTGATTTAAACAAGGCCCTGGAGCGAGCAGAAATTCTTGAAGGCTTTTTGATTGCCTTAAGCCAGCTTGAAGATTTTATTCGATTAATAAGAGAATCAACGAATCGAGAAGAAGCTCGAAAAAAGCTTTTAGAGTTAAAATTTCCAGTCCGTTTGCTTGAAACGCTTGGCATAGTCATTGCCCAGGATAGAATAACAGAGGAAGGAGTCTATAGCCTCAGCCTAAGACAGGTGGAAGCCATACTGGATTTGCGTCTTTATCAACTCACTGGGCTCGAAAGGGGGAAAATAGCCTCTGAATATGCTGAATTGCTTGAAAAAATTGAGCAATTTAAAGCGATTTTGGGAAGCGAAGAGAAAATTTGGGCGATTGTAAAGCAAGAGCTTTTGGAAGTCAAAGAGAAGTATGGCAATCCTAGAAAGACGAAGATTCTCCAAGAGGCAGGGGAAGTTAGTTTCGAAGACTTAGTGGCTAACCAGCGGGTTGTCATCACTCTGACGCATAATGGTTTTATTAAAAGAACCAATCTTGATAATTACAGGTCCCAAAGAAGAGGGGGAAGAGGGGTAGTGGGAATGGCGACTCAGGAGGTTGGCAAAGAAGAGGAACAAGATTTTGTCGAAAACCTGATCAATGCTTCCACTCATGATTATTTGCTCTTTTTCACCACCGATGGCAGGGTTTACATTCAGAGAGTCTATGAGCTTCCAGAAAAAGAAAGAGCGAGCAAGGGCAAAAACATAGTCAATTTCCTTGAGTTAAAACCTACCGAGGAGATCGCTTCGATGTTGCGAATTGTTGCCAATTCCGAAGTTTCAGACTCAAGAGAGAGCTCATGGGACAAAAACGATTATATTTTTTTCTGTACCAAAAAAGGACGCGTAAAAAAGACCCCTGTTACCGATTTTCAAAATATCCGAAAAGGGGGCATTACAGCAATTAGTATTGATGAGAATGATAAACTCATCGATTGCATGTTTACCGATGGGCAAAAGGAGATTGTTTTAATTACCAAAGAGGGGCAAAGCATAAGATTTTCAGAAACCCTTGTTCGTTCCATGGGTAGAAATGCTGCGGGAGTCATAGGAATTAATCTTCGAGAAGGGGATGAAGTGGTTGGAGCGGCTGTGGTAGATGAGAGAGCGACGTTACTTGTTGTAGGAGAAAAGGGGATAGGGAAAAGAACTTCTTTTGAAGAATACCGTCGACAGAAGAGGGGAGGCTATGGAATAAAGACAATGAAAACCACTGAGAAGACAGGCAAGGTGGTATCGGCCAGGACTGTTTTTGAAGAAGATGAGCTGATGCTATTGACTCTCAAAGGCAATGTTATCAGAATTAAAGTAAAAGATCTCCGAAAGACAGGTAGAAATACCCAAGGGGTACGGCTTGTTCAATTGGATAGCGATGATAAAGTCACCTCGATTGCTCGAGTAGTTCCTGAAAAGGAGGAAGGTGAAGAGCCTTTGCTTCCTTAA
- the gyrB gene encoding DNA topoisomerase (ATP-hydrolyzing) subunit B: MSLDSSDISTLPKVEVGYDASQIEKLEGLEAVRKRPGMYIGPTDERGLHHCVFEVLDNSIDEHLAGYCSRIEVTIHVDGSISILDNGRGIPVEPHPKFKIPAVELVLTNLHAGGKFKQGVYKYSGGLHGVGAKCVNALSEWFKVEVFRDGKVYRMEFRRGKTSRPLEVVGKTQKRGTLITFKPDPEIFTTLEFKTEIIAKRLRELAFLNPGLEILLLDERTIDGSKPNAFRFFFKEGIVEFVSQFAQDLKPLCPKPIVIQKQKEDLILDCVLQYTEGYTEQIFCYTNGIPNPDGGSHLSGLKTALTRSINQYGRANNLFKEKDPQLSGEDVREGLVCILSLKHPNPSFESQTKVKLVSPEVEGIVASLVYEGMMNYLESNPQSARKIVEKALTAARAREAAKKAREAVRKTALSGGGLPGKLADCSVRNPQEAELFIVEGDSAGGSAKQGRNRQFQAILPIRGKLINVEKARLDKVLNNEEIQTIITAIGTGIGEGDGEGAFLLERLRYHKIILMTDADVDGSHIRTLLLTFFYRQMPELINHGHIYIAQPPLYLIDKKKEEQYVQNDEELNRILLEQGVKNVELSIVGEQKVFRGEILLSLLSKLEKLSQFCKYLELHGVDFDLLLSKKDPQSGKLPEHIIRVWENNQEKLFFFFDDRELGRFAEENPDLLLFEAAGIENGASIVDSSERNGVDSKRRAAYVELFESPIMMKILDELTQLGFEIKSYRSKEHPLYRMVVKKGEKGEKLLDIFSIGQILDVVKENGREGVEIKRFKGLGEMNPKQLYETTMDPQKRKLLKVEIADAIEAEKIFITLMGEEVEPRKRFIEENALQVKNLDI; this comes from the coding sequence ATGTCGCTAGATTCTTCTGATATTTCTACATTGCCGAAAGTTGAAGTTGGCTACGATGCTTCCCAGATAGAAAAATTAGAGGGCTTGGAAGCTGTAAGGAAAAGGCCTGGGATGTACATTGGCCCTACCGATGAAAGAGGGTTGCATCATTGTGTCTTTGAAGTCCTTGATAATTCCATTGATGAACATTTAGCTGGCTATTGTAGCCGGATTGAAGTGACCATCCATGTGGATGGGTCGATTTCCATTTTAGATAATGGCCGAGGCATTCCTGTAGAGCCGCATCCAAAGTTTAAAATCCCTGCTGTGGAATTGGTATTAACCAATCTTCATGCTGGGGGCAAGTTCAAACAAGGTGTCTATAAATATTCGGGGGGACTGCATGGGGTAGGGGCAAAATGTGTCAACGCATTGTCGGAATGGTTTAAAGTGGAAGTTTTCAGAGACGGCAAAGTCTACAGGATGGAGTTTCGAAGAGGGAAAACTTCTCGACCATTAGAAGTGGTTGGCAAAACCCAGAAGAGGGGAACTTTGATTACTTTCAAGCCAGACCCTGAAATATTTACAACGCTTGAATTTAAAACAGAGATTATTGCTAAAAGGCTCAGAGAGCTTGCCTTTCTTAATCCGGGACTTGAAATTTTGCTTCTTGATGAAAGGACAATCGATGGGTCTAAACCGAATGCCTTTCGGTTCTTTTTTAAAGAAGGCATTGTTGAGTTTGTCTCTCAATTTGCTCAAGATCTCAAGCCGCTTTGTCCTAAGCCGATTGTTATTCAAAAACAAAAAGAGGATCTGATCCTTGATTGTGTGCTGCAGTATACGGAAGGCTATACGGAACAGATTTTTTGTTATACCAATGGTATCCCTAATCCTGATGGGGGAAGCCATCTTTCTGGCCTAAAAACAGCCCTCACCCGATCGATTAATCAATACGGTAGAGCTAATAATCTCTTTAAAGAGAAGGATCCTCAATTGAGTGGGGAAGATGTAAGAGAAGGATTAGTTTGCATTCTTTCCTTAAAGCATCCCAACCCAAGTTTTGAATCGCAGACGAAAGTTAAGCTTGTCTCCCCAGAAGTCGAAGGCATAGTCGCTTCTCTTGTTTATGAGGGGATGATGAATTACCTGGAGTCCAACCCTCAAAGCGCTAGGAAAATTGTCGAGAAGGCATTGACGGCGGCTAGAGCCCGAGAAGCAGCTAAAAAGGCTAGGGAAGCAGTTCGTAAAACGGCTTTAAGCGGTGGTGGATTGCCCGGTAAACTAGCCGACTGTTCGGTAAGAAATCCGCAAGAAGCAGAACTTTTTATCGTGGAAGGTGATTCTGCTGGTGGGTCAGCAAAGCAGGGCAGGAATAGGCAGTTTCAGGCTATTCTTCCTATTCGAGGTAAACTGATCAATGTAGAAAAAGCCCGCTTAGATAAGGTGCTTAACAATGAGGAGATCCAGACGATTATCACAGCGATTGGAACGGGAATTGGCGAGGGAGATGGTGAAGGGGCTTTTCTGTTAGAGAGATTGAGGTATCACAAAATCATTTTGATGACTGATGCAGATGTAGATGGTTCGCATATTCGCACCTTGCTTTTAACCTTTTTTTACCGACAAATGCCTGAGCTTATTAACCACGGTCATATCTATATTGCGCAACCTCCTCTGTATCTTATCGACAAAAAAAAGGAAGAACAATATGTCCAGAACGACGAGGAGCTTAACAGAATACTGCTTGAACAGGGAGTAAAAAATGTCGAGCTTTCCATTGTCGGGGAACAAAAGGTCTTTCGTGGGGAGATCCTTCTATCGTTGTTATCGAAACTTGAAAAACTTAGTCAATTTTGCAAATATCTTGAACTTCATGGCGTGGACTTCGATTTATTGCTTTCTAAAAAAGATCCCCAAAGCGGCAAACTTCCTGAACATATTATTCGGGTGTGGGAAAACAATCAGGAAAAACTTTTCTTTTTCTTTGATGACAGAGAGTTAGGTCGTTTTGCTGAAGAAAATCCAGATCTTTTGCTTTTTGAAGCGGCTGGGATAGAAAATGGGGCATCTATAGTTGATTCCTCTGAGCGGAATGGAGTGGATAGCAAGCGTCGTGCGGCCTATGTAGAACTATTTGAAAGTCCTATCATGATGAAGATCCTCGATGAGCTTACGCAGCTTGGATTTGAAATCAAAAGCTACAGATCCAAAGAGCATCCTCTCTATAGAATGGTTGTTAAGAAGGGAGAGAAAGGGGAGAAGCTTCTCGATATTTTTTCAATTGGACAAATATTGGATGTCGTAAAAGAAAATGGTAGAGAAGGAGTCGAAATCAAACGGTTTAAGGGACTTGGAGAAATGAATCCTAAGCAGCTCTATGAGACAACGATGGATCCTCAGAAAAGAAAATTGCTGAAGGTAGAGATTGCCGATGCTATTGAGGCTGAAAAAATATTTATCACTTTAATGGGCGAAGAGGTTGAGCCAAGGAAACGTTTCATAGAAGAAAATGCTCTTCAGGTAAAAAATTTAGACATTTAA
- a CDS encoding response regulator gives MGTDKKKKKILVVEDEEDVSELICMHLKAQGFETVVAKEGMEALRVTRKQLPDLIVLDLMIPEFSGIDVCKYLKKDPDTAAIPIVILTAKSDPSDRILGLELGADDYIAKPFSPRELILRIQSVLRRRFEIQSPVGQAEHDDQIRLDPIDKVAYYKKRRIELTPIEFRLLSTLMEKEGAVQTREELLKEVWGYEKTIDTRTIDTHIRRLRDKLGRAAQFLRTVRGIGYRYKKTT, from the coding sequence ATGGGTACAGATAAAAAAAAGAAAAAAATACTAGTGGTTGAAGACGAAGAAGATGTGTCGGAATTGATCTGTATGCATCTTAAAGCTCAGGGCTTTGAAACGGTTGTGGCAAAAGAAGGTATGGAAGCCCTACGAGTTACTAGAAAACAATTGCCAGATCTGATCGTTCTCGATCTTATGATCCCTGAATTCTCTGGGATTGATGTTTGTAAGTATTTAAAAAAAGATCCCGATACGGCAGCTATTCCGATTGTGATATTAACAGCAAAATCTGATCCATCAGATAGAATCTTAGGCTTAGAGCTGGGAGCAGATGATTACATAGCCAAGCCATTCAGCCCTAGAGAACTTATCTTAAGAATCCAATCCGTCCTCCGTAGACGATTTGAAATCCAAAGCCCCGTTGGACAAGCCGAACATGACGATCAAATCAGACTCGATCCGATTGATAAAGTTGCTTACTATAAAAAGAGAAGAATTGAGCTGACTCCAATTGAATTCCGGCTGCTCTCTACTCTGATGGAAAAAGAAGGGGCAGTCCAAACCCGAGAAGAACTGCTTAAGGAAGTCTGGGGATACGAAAAGACTATTGATACACGAACGATCGACACCCATATCCGAAGGCTAAGAGATAAGCTTGGGAGAGCAGCACAATTTCTTAGAACAGTTAGAGGCATTGGATATAGATATAAAAAAACAACTTAA
- a CDS encoding sensor histidine kinase yields the protein MLWLTLSFLFVLTGVFLTLFILRQHFWLSKIRKIEKITHSLRNKQIPSSFLLSGDPSLSAISRNLEAISNEFHSLIRTSKEEEINLNTILKSMTEGIAIIDRNHFIKLANDSFKNILGLTANPQGKKLLELIQLPEVERIIEEAFESQKPLSQEVLGTDNRSNLTGYFVVDAVPVVNENTDIASNIMVLVFRDITERRKFEEARKEFVINVSHELRTPLSIFKGYVETLIENPKLSKAETKRIYEILKKHCVRLSALIEDLLLLAKLESRNLTIEPSPFIMKDLLEETLQELHPLFQQKECQVNLVIEKDLPPVEVDPFWFQQAVYNLIDNAVKFSSPPRKVLIEAQRNDQYFVLKITDNGIGISPKDLPFIFDRFYRGDKSRNTEGGTGLGLSITKQIVELHGGKIRAKSNLGEGTTMEIEIPIRQEKPPSVS from the coding sequence ATGCTTTGGCTGACTCTCAGTTTTCTTTTTGTTTTAACCGGAGTATTCCTTACTCTCTTTATTCTTCGACAGCACTTTTGGCTTTCTAAAATCCGGAAAATAGAAAAAATAACCCACTCTCTAAGGAACAAACAGATCCCCTCTTCTTTTTTGCTTTCTGGAGATCCATCCCTCTCAGCCATATCTAGGAATCTTGAAGCTATCTCCAATGAATTTCACTCTCTTATACGCACATCCAAAGAAGAAGAAATTAATTTAAACACTATTTTAAAATCGATGACCGAAGGCATCGCTATAATTGACCGCAATCATTTCATAAAATTAGCCAATGATTCCTTCAAAAACATTTTAGGCTTAACGGCCAATCCCCAAGGCAAAAAGCTTCTTGAATTGATTCAATTACCAGAAGTAGAGCGGATCATCGAAGAGGCATTTGAAAGCCAAAAACCCCTCTCGCAGGAAGTTCTAGGAACTGACAATAGAAGCAATTTAACTGGATATTTTGTTGTGGATGCTGTGCCTGTTGTGAATGAAAATACAGATATTGCTAGCAATATAATGGTTCTTGTCTTCCGAGATATCACAGAAAGAAGAAAATTCGAAGAGGCAAGAAAAGAATTTGTAATCAATGTAAGCCATGAGCTGCGGACTCCATTGTCCATTTTTAAAGGATATGTCGAGACTTTAATAGAAAATCCCAAACTATCAAAAGCGGAAACAAAAAGGATTTACGAAATTCTAAAAAAACATTGTGTTAGACTTTCTGCTTTAATCGAAGATCTTTTGCTTTTGGCCAAGCTTGAATCACGCAACCTGACCATTGAACCTTCCCCTTTCATTATGAAAGATCTCCTTGAAGAAACCCTTCAAGAGCTCCATCCCCTTTTTCAGCAAAAAGAATGTCAGGTTAATCTGGTTATTGAAAAAGACTTGCCACCCGTAGAGGTTGATCCTTTTTGGTTCCAACAAGCTGTTTATAATTTGATTGATAATGCCGTCAAATTTTCCTCTCCCCCTAGAAAAGTGCTCATTGAAGCGCAGAGAAACGATCAATACTTTGTCCTTAAAATTACTGATAATGGTATTGGCATTTCTCCAAAAGACCTACCATTTATCTTCGACAGATTTTATCGCGGAGACAAGTCTAGGAATACAGAAGGGGGTACAGGATTAGGCCTTTCAATCACCAAGCAAATTGTTGAACTTCATGGAGGGAAAATCAGGGCAAAGAGTAACCTTGGAGAAGGAACAACAATGGAAATAGAAATTCCCATACGTCAAGAAAAGCCACCTTCGGTGAGCTAG